One genomic window of Tatumella citrea includes the following:
- a CDS encoding YdgH/BhsA/McbA family protein, which translates to MKGIFIAAILCLSTQPLLSHAATEINSSYQGSLVRLGSISVSGGTIDELTQKLSASADKYDADYFRITSMNTSSRGYATATLYNTAVRDL; encoded by the coding sequence ATGAAAGGAATATTTATCGCAGCCATACTGTGCCTGAGTACCCAGCCGCTGTTGTCACACGCAGCGACTGAAATCAACAGTTCGTATCAGGGATCTTTGGTGCGGCTGGGCAGTATCAGTGTTTCAGGAGGCACTATTGATGAGCTGACTCAAAAGCTTTCGGCCAGTGCAGACAAGTATGATGCTGATTATTTTCGAATTACTTCTATGAACACTTCATCCCGTGGATATGCCACAGCGACACTCTACAACACAGCCGTTCGTGACTTATAA
- a CDS encoding TIGR00645 family protein — protein sequence MERFTENLMYATRWLLAPVYLGLSLGLLALTIKFFQEIFHVLPHILSVTENELILLLLSLVDMSLVGGLLIMVMLSGYENFISALDIDEHKEKLSWLGKMDSGSLKNKVAASIVAISSIHLLRVFMEMRDIDNSKILWYILLHLTFVLSAFVMGYLDKMSRDSKAGH from the coding sequence ATGGAACGTTTTACCGAAAATCTGATGTATGCCACACGCTGGCTGTTAGCTCCGGTGTATTTAGGTTTGTCGCTGGGATTACTGGCGCTGACAATTAAATTCTTCCAGGAAATTTTTCATGTCCTGCCACATATTCTTTCTGTGACCGAAAATGAGCTGATCCTGCTGCTGTTGTCACTGGTTGATATGTCGCTGGTGGGAGGTTTACTGATTATGGTGATGCTGTCTGGTTACGAAAACTTTATTTCGGCGCTGGATATCGATGAGCATAAAGAGAAACTCAGCTGGCTGGGGAAGATGGATTCCGGCTCGCTGAAAAATAAAGTGGCTGCGTCGATTGTTGCCATCTCCTCGATTCATCTGTTGAGGGTGTTTATGGAGATGCGGGATATCGATAACAGTAAAATTCTCTGGTACATCCTGCTGCATCTGACCTTTGTGTTATCAGCTTTTGTGATGGGATATCTGGATAAAATGTCCCGTGACAGCAAGGCTGGCCATTAG
- a CDS encoding DM13 domain-containing protein, translated as MKKNIKALLVVSHLVLLGVGFAAGIYVLPVLTAEKNADSAEILQVRQNARYTGEFVKNQQGSNAVHWVDGKLFVSDHGIAFEGSVAPGPDYKIYLTKTQANDRQEFLKIKPDSLYIGDLKNFGNFKKNLPNGVNIDEYTTVQIWCERFSQFIGSAQYR; from the coding sequence ATGAAAAAAAACATCAAAGCGTTATTAGTCGTTTCACATCTGGTATTACTCGGTGTTGGTTTCGCTGCGGGTATTTATGTGTTGCCGGTGTTAACCGCGGAAAAAAATGCCGATTCTGCTGAGATTCTTCAGGTCAGACAAAATGCACGCTATACAGGAGAGTTTGTAAAAAATCAGCAAGGGAGTAATGCCGTCCATTGGGTAGATGGAAAACTGTTTGTTTCCGACCACGGTATTGCCTTTGAAGGCAGCGTTGCCCCCGGGCCGGATTACAAGATTTATCTGACCAAAACTCAGGCTAACGACCGCCAGGAATTCTTAAAAATAAAACCAGATTCACTATATATTGGTGATTTAAAGAATTTCGGTAATTTTAAAAAGAATCTGCCAAACGGGGTCAATATTGATGAATATACCACCGTACAAATCTGGTGTGAAAGATTCAGTCAATTTATCGGTTCAGCTCAGTACCGATAA
- a CDS encoding TetR/AcrR family transcriptional regulator → MSEKKKTGRPKLLPQGKLEETLFQVFSQKGYTSTSIADLAQATGMKPPSLYLAFGNKEGMYAAALRYYRQYWLESLVQSLQDKTLTFEQRIRSFLSEAFRLFTCDGKPLGCIMTFSALAFQVDEQGMAEQLRDERLAFIRWLENEAREAQKSAELPAYMDPRAFACLIVTLEKGLALTSLDSPDPQVVQEMIDKVLTAVFR, encoded by the coding sequence ATGAGTGAAAAGAAAAAAACTGGCAGACCCAAACTGCTCCCACAGGGAAAACTGGAAGAGACCTTGTTTCAGGTATTTTCGCAAAAAGGATATACCTCAACGTCGATAGCAGACCTCGCCCAGGCAACCGGAATGAAGCCCCCATCGTTGTATCTTGCCTTCGGAAATAAGGAAGGGATGTATGCAGCAGCACTCAGATATTACCGTCAGTACTGGCTGGAATCGTTGGTACAATCACTACAAGACAAAACCTTGACGTTCGAACAACGAATTCGTTCTTTTCTTAGTGAAGCGTTCAGATTATTCACCTGTGACGGAAAACCATTGGGATGCATCATGACATTTTCCGCTCTGGCTTTTCAGGTCGATGAGCAGGGTATGGCAGAACAATTGCGTGATGAAAGGCTGGCGTTTATTCGCTGGCTGGAAAATGAGGCCCGCGAGGCACAAAAATCAGCAGAGCTACCGGCATATATGGATCCCCGGGCATTTGCCTGTTTGATAGTCACCCTGGAGAAAGGGCTGGCGTTGACTTCACTGGATAGTCCTGATCCACAGGTAGTGCAGGAGATGATCGACAAGGTACTGACAGCGGTCTTTCGCTGA